A stretch of DNA from Paenibacillus sp. FSL W8-0186:
GCTGAACACCTGTGCAATCCGAGAGAATGCCGAAGATAAAGTATTCGGCGAGCTTGGGCACCTGAAGGGGCTTAAGACGGAAAATCCAGATCTGCTCCTTGGCGTATGCGGCTGCATGTCGCAGGAAGAAGGCGTTGTGAACCGGATTATGCAGAAGCATGGCTTCGTCGACATGATTTTTGGCACACATAATATTCACCGGCTGCCTCATTTGATCCGTGAAGCTTTGTTCAGCAAAGAAATGGTCGTCGAAGTATGGTCCAAAGAAGGGGACATCATCGAGAACCTGCCGAAGAAACGGGAAGGGATGCGAGCCTGGGTCAACATCATGTACGGCTGTGATAAATTTTGCACCTATTGTATCGTTCCGTTTACGCGGGGGAAGGAGCGAAGCCGCCGTCCTGAGGATGTCATCGCCGAGGTGCGCGATTTGGCGCGTCAAGGCTTCAAGGAAATCACCTTGCTTGGACAGAATGTAAATGCCTATGGCAAGGATTTTACCGACATCGATTATACGTTTGCCAATTTGATGGACGACATCCGCCAAATTGATATTCCGCGCGTTCGCTTTACGACATCGCATCCCCGCGATTTTGATGACGATTTGATTGAAGTGCTGGCAAAGGGCGGCAATCTGGTTGAGCATATCCATCTGCCAGTTCAATCGGGCAATACCGAAGTGTTGAAGCGCATGAGCCGCAAATATTCGCGGGAGCATTATCTGGAGCTTGTCCGCAAAATCAAGAAAGCCATACCGGACGTGGTGCTGACAACGGATATAATCGTTGGCTTCCCTGGGGAAACCGATGAGCAGTTCGAAGACACGCTGTCCTTGGTTCGCGAGGTAGGATATGACTTCGCGTTTACATTCATTTATTCTCCGCGCGAAGGCACGCCGGCCGCTGTCATGGAAGACAACGTTCCAATGGAAGTGAAGAAAGAGCGTCTGCAGCGGCTTAACGCTGTCGTTAACGAGCATTGCCGCATTAGCAACGACCTGATGAAAGGCAAAATCGTCGAGGTGCTTGTCGAAGGGGAGAGCAAGAACAATGCCGAAGTGCTGTCCGGCCGGACACGCAGCAACAAGCTGGTCCATTTTGAGGGCGGCAAGGATTTGATCGGCAAGTTCGTACAAGTGGAAATTACCGATCCAATGACATGGTATATTAAAGGGAATATCGTGTCAGAAGCGGTTACCTCCGCTTAATGAATAGGATGAAATACAGATTGGATTGTGTATGAAATACATGGCTTGAATTTAGTTGGGAGGAAAGAGCATTGGGACAAGAGCATAACCACACGACCGATTGTGGAATTCCGAAATTTGATTCCCGCGATCTCGTCATTCGCGAAGATATTATGGCAAAAGCAAAAGAGCTCGCAGAGCTGATCGGGACAAGCGAGGAGGTTCAGCATTTCCAGAAGGCTGAGCAGCTGATCCGGAAGCATGAAAGAGTGCAAACGCTAATCAGCGCCATCAAGAAGAAGCAGAAGGAAATCGTTGCCTTCCAAAGCTTCCAGAATCAAGCGATGGTTGACAAAATTGAGCGGGAGATCGATGAGCTTCAGGACGAGCTGGATGAAATACCACTCGTGACCGAATTCCAGCAAAGCCAGAGCGATATTAATTATTTGCTGCAGCTCGTCATTTCGGTAATCCGGGATACGGTATCCGAGAAGGTTAATGTTGAATCCGGAAGCGAACCTGCTCCGGCTTCAGGATACGGCGAGTAAGTCATCATGAAACTGTGCGGAGGCTTACCCTTCGCACTTTTTTTGACGATTCACCATCCGTATTTTATTAATATCATGAAATATATGCGTAATGATTGTTTGAATAAAGGCATCTTAGGAATAATACATCAAGAAAGGGTTGACCGCGTCAATCCATACAGAAGGGAGAACGATAATGGATTGGACGGATATCATGTCCCGCAGTGAGAAGTCGTTTTGGGGACTGCTTGGCCTCCGGCTGTTATCGGCAGACAGTCAGCGTGTGGAGATCGGCCTTACCGCTACCGAGTCGCATCTAAATTCCATGGGCATCGTCCATGGAGGCGTCCTGTCCGCGATGATGGATCAGGCGATGGGGACGCTTGTAACGGCTACCAAGGAAGGCCGGGAAGGCGTAACTACGCATTTGAACGTAAATTTTCTGAGTCCGATGCAAATGGGCGAATTGATCGTGACGGCTTATCCGCTGCATGAGACGTTCCGTACGATGACTTTGCGTGCTGAAGTCCGCAACAGTGAGGGCTTATTGGGAAGCATTGCAACAGCGACGTTCCGGCTGCCGAAGGATAAAGGGAACTCCGGCAAGGATCAAGGCTGATTCATAGTAATGCAAATTCAACGGAATGTTGCCCGGTGATTCACCAGGTAACGTTATCATATGAGTAATGTGGTGATTCATGATGAGTATGGAACAAGAACAGGATCAGGGACAGCATCGCTATGATGCCAAGAAATACCGAACACCGGATGGAATTCCTGCGGACATAGTCATGTTTACACTAGCCAAGCAGGAGCGCAAGGCCGCTACGAAGTCGCTTCCTAGGTTCGATTTGAAGGTGATGCTGATCCGCCGCAGAAGCTGGCCGTTTGCCGGGGCCTGGGCGCTGCCGGGGGGATTTTCTCAAGAGGATGAGTCTTTGTATGAGACCGCGCGCAGAGAGTTGAAGGAGGAGACAGGGGTAGACGGTCACCATCTGGAGTATCTCGGGGTGTACAGCAAGCCCGGACGCGACCCGCGAGGCTGGATTATCTCTCATGCTTTCTTCGCGCTAGTCGAGGAGTGGGTGCTGGAGAAGCGCCAATCCGCGGACGATGCCCAGGAAGTCGGATTGTATACGGTGAAAGAGGCGCTGGAGGATTTACAGCTCGCGTTCGATCATCGTGAAATTTTAGAAGACGCTTATAAGAGAATTCAGCAGCAGATGCTGCATACGACAATCGCGAAGCAGTTTTTGCCGCCTCATTTTACGCTTGGCGAGCTTTATCAGGTTATTCAGACGGTTGTACCGGATTTCGCGGAGCTGAATTTCATTCGCAAAATCACGTCCACCCGCAGCAGACAGGGGATTTTGGAGGAAGTGCGCGATGAGAACGGGAATCCGATGCTGTCCAATCAATATTCGCAGCGTCCGGCGCAGTTATATCGTTTTACCGATTATACGCCAAGATTATCCATTTATACTTAACGGACTGCGATATCTTGATTCTTTGTTCATGTAGTTAACTATTTGTCAGCTGCCGTTTCATGTTCATTCCATGTTCATAATTTATTAAGAAGAAGGGCTGGGTGAAGCTGGATGAAAGCACTGCTTGTTGTTGATTATACGAAGGATTTCGTCGATGGAAAGCTGCCTGTAGGAGAGCCGGCGATTTTGCTCGAATCGACGATTTGCCAAATTACGGAGCAATATGTGCAGCAGGGCGATTTTGTCGTCATGGCGGTGGATTTGCACGAAGATGGGGATACGCTCCATCCGGAATCCAAGCTATTCCCGCCGCATAACATCCGAGGTACGGAAGGACGGGAACTGTACGGTAAGTTAGCGGACGTGTACAAGCGGCACCAGGATCGGATTTACTGGATGGACAAAACGCGATACAGCGCTTTTTGCGGCACAGATCTCGAGCAGAAATTGCGGGAACGGGGAATTAACGAAGTGGTGATCGTCGGTGTTTGCACGGATATTTGCGTATTGCATACCGCTGTAGATGCATATAATAAAGGTTATGGCATTACGATTTACGAGGATGGTGTAGCCAGCTTTAATCCGGAAGGCCATACATGGGCACTCGGGCATTTTCGTGCTACTTTGGGTGCAAATGTGACAAGCAGCCGATGAACTTAAGTAATAGCTGCGCATGAGTGCAGTTGCGACACCAGAGAGGATGAAAGACAGATGCAAAGCTCAAGTTTGGCGCTACATACGGATAAATATCAGATTAATATGATTTATGCCCACTGGGTAAACGGCACGCATGAACGCAAAGCGGTGTTCGAGGCGTATTTTCGCAAGCTGCCCTTCGGCAACGGATATGCCGTGTTTGCAGGTTTAGAGCGAATTGTGCAGTACATATCCCATCTGCAGTTTTCGGATAGCGATATCGAGTTTCTGGGCAGACAGGAAGAGAATTACGACCCTGCTTTTCTGGAGCTGCTCCGTAATTTCCGATTTAAGGGCAATCTTTACGCTGTTCCTGAAGGAGCTTTGGTGTTCCCGAGCGAGCCGCTGATTCGCGTAGAGGGAACAATTATGGAGGCCCAACTGATCGAAACTGCACTGCTTAATTTCATGAACTTTCAGACCTTGATTGCCACTAAAGCATCACGGGTGAAGCGGGTGGCCGAAAATGATGTGCTGCTCGAATTCGGTTCACGGCGTGCACAGGAGGCCGATGCTGCCATTTGGGGAGCGCGAGCAGCCTATTTATCTGGCTTCGATGCGACCTCGAATTTGCTTGCCGGAGAGATCTTTGGCATTCCGACCAAAGGAACGCATGCACACTCCTGGGTGCAGAGCTTCGACTCGGAGCTGGAGGCATTTGAACGATTTGCTGAGGCGCTTCCTGATCAGGTCTCGCTGCTCGTGGATACATTTGACACGTTAAGCAGCGGCGTGCCGAACGCGATCAAGACCGCAAAGCTGCTGGAGAGCAAGGGCAAGCGGCTAAGCAGCATTCGCCTGGATAGCGGAGATCTCGCTTACCTGTCGATGAAAGCCCGTAAAATGCTTGACGAAGCCGGTCTTCCATACGTTCAGATCGTTGCATCAAATGACCTGGACGAGAATACAATCTTTAACCTCAAGGCACAAGGGGCGAAAATCGATATATGGGGTGTTGGCACCCAGCTGATTACGGCTGCGGACCAGCCCGCTTTGGGCGGGGTGTATAAGCTTGTTGAACGTGAACGGAACGGAGTAATGGAGCCGACGATCAAAATATCCGCCAATCCGGAAAAAGTAACGACCCCGGGGAGAAAGG
This window harbors:
- the miaB gene encoding tRNA (N6-isopentenyl adenosine(37)-C2)-methylthiotransferase MiaB: MAKETKDYSKYFDFSDAKVISEDESGKKIRIRGRDIQILSEPNHRKEKQRGKEDIQVLYNTAVPKELKGIGNGKKYIIYTYGCQMNEHDTETMKGLLEEMGYTPTEERKDANIILLNTCAIRENAEDKVFGELGHLKGLKTENPDLLLGVCGCMSQEEGVVNRIMQKHGFVDMIFGTHNIHRLPHLIREALFSKEMVVEVWSKEGDIIENLPKKREGMRAWVNIMYGCDKFCTYCIVPFTRGKERSRRPEDVIAEVRDLARQGFKEITLLGQNVNAYGKDFTDIDYTFANLMDDIRQIDIPRVRFTTSHPRDFDDDLIEVLAKGGNLVEHIHLPVQSGNTEVLKRMSRKYSREHYLELVRKIKKAIPDVVLTTDIIVGFPGETDEQFEDTLSLVREVGYDFAFTFIYSPREGTPAAVMEDNVPMEVKKERLQRLNAVVNEHCRISNDLMKGKIVEVLVEGESKNNAEVLSGRTRSNKLVHFEGGKDLIGKFVQVEITDPMTWYIKGNIVSEAVTSA
- a CDS encoding NUDIX domain-containing protein; translation: MSMEQEQDQGQHRYDAKKYRTPDGIPADIVMFTLAKQERKAATKSLPRFDLKVMLIRRRSWPFAGAWALPGGFSQEDESLYETARRELKEETGVDGHHLEYLGVYSKPGRDPRGWIISHAFFALVEEWVLEKRQSADDAQEVGLYTVKEALEDLQLAFDHREILEDAYKRIQQQMLHTTIAKQFLPPHFTLGELYQVIQTVVPDFAELNFIRKITSTRSRQGILEEVRDENGNPMLSNQYSQRPAQLYRFTDYTPRLSIYT
- a CDS encoding YlbF family regulator, which gives rise to MGQEHNHTTDCGIPKFDSRDLVIREDIMAKAKELAELIGTSEEVQHFQKAEQLIRKHERVQTLISAIKKKQKEIVAFQSFQNQAMVDKIEREIDELQDELDEIPLVTEFQQSQSDINYLLQLVISVIRDTVSEKVNVESGSEPAPASGYGE
- a CDS encoding isochorismatase family cysteine hydrolase, which gives rise to MKALLVVDYTKDFVDGKLPVGEPAILLESTICQITEQYVQQGDFVVMAVDLHEDGDTLHPESKLFPPHNIRGTEGRELYGKLADVYKRHQDRIYWMDKTRYSAFCGTDLEQKLRERGINEVVIVGVCTDICVLHTAVDAYNKGYGITIYEDGVASFNPEGHTWALGHFRATLGANVTSSR
- a CDS encoding nicotinate phosphoribosyltransferase gives rise to the protein MQSSSLALHTDKYQINMIYAHWVNGTHERKAVFEAYFRKLPFGNGYAVFAGLERIVQYISHLQFSDSDIEFLGRQEENYDPAFLELLRNFRFKGNLYAVPEGALVFPSEPLIRVEGTIMEAQLIETALLNFMNFQTLIATKASRVKRVAENDVLLEFGSRRAQEADAAIWGARAAYLSGFDATSNLLAGEIFGIPTKGTHAHSWVQSFDSELEAFERFAEALPDQVSLLVDTFDTLSSGVPNAIKTAKLLESKGKRLSSIRLDSGDLAYLSMKARKMLDEAGLPYVQIVASNDLDENTIFNLKAQGAKIDIWGVGTQLITAADQPALGGVYKLVERERNGVMEPTIKISANPEKVTTPGRKDILRIVDEESGKAIADYICFPHEQQARSGGKLRLFDPVHPYLKKSVKNYKAISMQQQIFVDGELVYELPTLDTIRAYHKEQLQMFWPEYLRKLNPEKYRVNLSQEAWELKQKLIEEYMGQHED
- a CDS encoding PaaI family thioesterase gives rise to the protein MDWTDIMSRSEKSFWGLLGLRLLSADSQRVEIGLTATESHLNSMGIVHGGVLSAMMDQAMGTLVTATKEGREGVTTHLNVNFLSPMQMGELIVTAYPLHETFRTMTLRAEVRNSEGLLGSIATATFRLPKDKGNSGKDQG